CATCGCAGTCGGCCTGATCGCCAAGGCAGCCGGCGTCGACCCGACCAAGATCAACTATATCGCCTTCTCCGGCGGTGGTGAAGCGCTGGCCGCGATCCTCGGCAGCCAGGTCACGGCCGGCATTTCCGGCTATGGCGAATTCGAATCGCAGGTCAAGTCCGGCACACTGCGTCTGCTCGCCGTCACCAGCGCCGAACGCCTTGCCGGCGTGGAAGCTCCGACGCTGAAGGAAAGCGGCATCGACGTGGTGGTTGAAAACTGGCGCATGGTCGCGGCGGCCCCCGGCCTAACCCCCGAACAGGAAGCCGCCGTTTCCGCGGACGTCGAGAAGCTGGCCAAGTCCGCTAGCTGGCAGGAAATTCTGAAGACCAAGGGCTGGCAGGACTCCTACCTCTCCGGCGATGCCTTCAAGGCGCAGCTCGACAAGGACGTCGCCGCCACCGAAGGCGTCCTCAAGGACATCGGACTGGTGAAATGAGCACCGGATCGAACCCGAAGCATGAGACACGCCGCCCCGATGGGGCGGCGCTTTTCATCGCCCTCTTCCTCGCCGCCCTGGCCGGCCTGATCTTC
The window above is part of the Rhizobium sp. ACO-34A genome. Proteins encoded here:
- a CDS encoding C4-dicarboxylate ABC transporter substrate-binding protein — translated: MKHFFLASILAGAVALPAYAADYTIIAPANPGGGWDQTARSMQTAMQQEDISSNVQVQNVPGAGGTIGLAQFANQNKGNANSLIVGGYVMVGAILTNNAPVTLKDVTPIARLTGEYEAIVVPASSPLQTIGDLVDALKKDPGSVSWGGGSAGGTDHIAVGLIAKAAGVDPTKINYIAFSGGGEALAAILGSQVTAGISGYGEFESQVKSGTLRLLAVTSAERLAGVEAPTLKESGIDVVVENWRMVAAAPGLTPEQEAAVSADVEKLAKSASWQEILKTKGWQDSYLSGDAFKAQLDKDVAATEGVLKDIGLVK